Within the Dermacentor silvarum isolate Dsil-2018 chromosome 8, BIME_Dsil_1.4, whole genome shotgun sequence genome, the region CTGCCGTTGCAGAAgcttcctgtttctttttttgttttgttttttaatatCACACGCCGCCACAAGCCGGTTGGTACCGCACATTTATAGAAAAGTTAAGTTCTTTCCATTCCCCATTTCCCTtaccccaagtgtagggtagcaaaccgggcgctCATCTGGTGGACCTTCCTGCCTATCCTctccttgttctctctctctctctctcaagttcTGCAGCGAATACTGATCAAGTCAACCAGTTTTTGCTACTTACTTTTCCAGAGTGCCCAGACGTTTGTGGCTGCACCACCGGCTGTCGTAGCCGCCCCCGTGGAGGTGCCCCAGCCGTACTCCTTCGGCTACGTCTCCAACGACATCGAGGGCAGCCACGGCCACGAGGAGACCGGTGACGGCAGCGGCCGCGTGTCCGGCCGTTACTCCCTGAGCCTCGGTGACGGGCGCACCCGTGTGGTCACCTACGTGGCTGACGAGTTCGGCTACAGGGCCGATGTGGTCACCAACGAGCCCGGTACCGAGTCCAGGCCAGCCGCTGATACCACCTTCACCTCCAGCGCACTTTCCGGACCAGACGCTGCCGCCGCCTACGAGTCCACGAGGCTCGGCGGTGTCGTCGTTGGCCGTGCCTAAATGATGACAGTAGAAGGAGACCCGCTCTAGAAGACAACACACACAAACTACACGACAACTTACACAAGGGCCCGCGGTCATCTTCAGAGACGGGCAGCCAAGTTCGAGGCGAAGCGTGCAATTTAAGCCTTCCTGATTCTGGATGATAGAGTGCTCTATAGCAAGTAGATGTGCGGTAACGTTATTGCGCAGTATTGGATTGAAATCTCCACGAACTTGGCTGCACTGCACAGATTCCCTGCTTCTTGATACTTCTTTGTGCCGTGTTACTTCTCTGTACCCCGCTGCCCCCTCCCTCTCCCGGCCGCAACGACTTCGATGCTTGGGAGGTCCTAACTGCGTTGAGCAGAAACGCAAATAATTTACACCGCCCTTGCCTCGCAGTTGTTGCGATGAAGTGTGCCCACCACGTgtctttctcgtcttctttctCCCAACACTCTTGCAGGCTTCCTTACTTTGCCAAACTCGTACTGTCCGCGTCTCGTGTTCTCTGTTGTCCGTTCGTCTTTGTTGAGCTCCTCAAACGCCAGCGTTGCCGCACTTTCTGTTCTCGCAAAGCAAAGCACTTAGCAAAATACTCTCTTACTCTCTTTCACTTCATCTACCCTGCTGGCTTTTGTGGGCTCTGGCAAGAGCAAACCGTGGTATAGCTCACGTCCATATTTGTCGCCTCTGTCTAATATTTGTTGCCTGTAGTTCCCTGTGCCATATTCCTTAAGGCTTTCTCCCGCACCCCTATCCCTTTTTCCTCAAACTGTTCTCCTTCTCTTTTCACATCTTTGTTTTGTCCTTTGTTCTAAAATGGAAGCGTCGGGTCAATTGTCTCAAATGACTAGTGGTACACTAACGTCAGAGAAACAAACATTACATGTACACGAACAGTACTTTGCTCTCAAATGGAAACTCTTTCAGCATTGATACCAGGGTCCACACAAAAGAATTTCTTGATAGCTTGGTGGCGTACATTGCTAAGTGAGGTGTGTCGCTGCCCTAAATCTAACTTATTCTGCCCATTCGCACAGGGACACGAGCTACTCAGGACGGAAAAAAATTTCGTGGTTAACGGCTACGCTTTACATGAGAAACACAACGACAAGAAAACGACAGACACACCTAGGCATTTCGCATTTTACATAACAAGCCAGACATTTTGGTAACACGCACCTTCAGACGAATATCGTACTTTTCCACATCACTTTGCTCCCTTATCGGTGTCAGTGTGGAGAGCTGATTATTTACTTGAAGAACCTGTTGTAGCtcgattttttttattcgtcACCAAGTGCTCATGTCAGCCGGGCATGCGTTGCAGCCTACGTGAACGGATTCTTCAGTTGTGGTCGTGCTTCGCATCTCAACTTCTTTCACGGATACCTGTAGTATTTCGCTGACCTGAACGAATTCTCTCCAAGCGAAATGGCCTCGCTGCCTCGCTCAATGCAGCGTTTCAGTAGCGAACCTTTCGTTTGACCTTTCGGTTTGAAACAAGTTCCATTGTTGTTGTTTTGGAACAATGTTATGTTCTACGGCTAGTCGAAACGAGTCTTTGTCAAATATTTCTAGTGAAACGAAAGATCGACTGCTTTATGCAATGGTGTTCTCGGAGCGCATGTAGAGTGAGAGAGCCGGGTGGCAGTAACGGCAAGCTCTCTGAGCGTCGTTTGAATGTTGCTTGTCGACACTTTCATTTAAACGCCTTCAGCTAGTCTGTTCAATATTGAACATTGCCTGCTGAGCGGTGCTGCTACCTGCAGGGACTGGGTTGGATCTCGAATATAGTGGTAGTAATATCGGCCCATGGTCGACGGTCTACTGACCTCGAAGTACGCGCGAAAAGCAACACTAATTAATTAGCGCATACTAGTATTACTTATGTGACAGACTTTTGCATGTAACAACTACGGAATTTGAAAGTCGGAAataaagtacatttctttctatTCCCTTGTCTCTTTATTAGAACGTGAAAAATGTGTGCTTGTTTGAGAGCCACAGAAAGATTGGAAGATATTTGATCAGCATATTCACCAGCAACCCCCAGATTGTTTGGATATGGGCCACACTCGTCAACCATTGGTACTGTAAAGTGTCGGAACTGACAGCAGCCATTGAAACAACAGCCAGAGTAACATGCCTTGAAACCACAAGGGTAGCTCTACTGACGAACTAGTTTGCTGGCGCGCTACTAGCTGGCATGCTGTAGTTTCTGAGCATGCTGAAAACTTCAGGTGATAGACCTGATCACCACGAGCATGCTGCTGCTGGAAGTACGCTGCTGTGGATCACGGATGAAAGTGGACCAACATGCCACGGTCGTCAGCATATGCACttcagtattattattattatttcaatgcgaagcattcttctccGAGTCAACAAAGTATTTCACGCGTATCTTGGTGTTTTCCTGGACCGATCTGGAGATAGTAATGTCTAAAGATATGTGCCATCGGATATGTGTCGCTCTAAAATGAGCCTCTTTGACGCTAGCTTGGGTGCAGTGGGTGTCACAACAACAAACAGCACTTACGTAGTGACATCAACATAATGTTTtacattacgtagatgtcaattGGAGTTAGGTCTGCtcggatatttttttttgttcttgttattTAAAAGGAAGGCCGTACCGACTTCGCTACACGCACTTAACTGCCATTGCATTAAGAGACAGACTCTGCGGTGCAAAATGAGAATAAAGGACAAGTGAGCTGCTCGGATAGCCCGCCATAAATGTATTCTAGCTGGATGAAAATTGTGTTTGAATGCTGCCCGATAATATGCAAAGCCTTCTAATAAACTGCCTGAGAGTTCGTGCTGCaatattccttttttttaacatgctatCAGAAAACATTTCTGAAGTAAATGCTGTTCAGGCGTCGTAAACAGAGAATCAGACCGGAAGTTTGAGCTACTCTTTGTCGACTCTCCGCACACTTTGTGAGAGGCCTATCTGGCTGCTTTAAACGCTTTCCGTGTGCCGGCTTCGGTTGCAGGCTGATTCCTTATCCTATGCCCAGTTAGGCGCGGATGACCCCGGAAAGTACGGTTAGGTGTAGACGACCTGCGCTAAGGGTAGTATGGTACTTCTGAAAGCTCGGCATGGTAAGATATGCTCCGAGAGCATTCTTGCGGAACGTATCTGTGAATCTGCACAGTTTACGAACTTATTGCCGGTCTTGGGCGTGTTATATGTCTAAATGGAGCTGCGCAATTTTGAAAATGTCGGTTCGAACGAATTAGTTTGCAAGTTTGAAAAACGACCATCCTGAACTCAATAACAGAGCTCTTAGTTCACATTAactaaacattttatttcttttattttctctaaTTATTGTCAATAACATTGCTAAAACTATAACCACTATACGGCCTCCATACGATACGAAGTCTATGTCGAGAGTCTCGAAGCACATGTTTGGTAATGCCAGTTCGCGCCTATGTGAGGCTGAGGCATGGCGACTGTCGCTTTGATCCTGTTGGATTTGCCGCGAGTTCTACTGCGACGACAATTTGCTTGTGGGTGTTTCACGTACACCCATCATCCGACGTTGAAGTGAGGCGTTAAAGTATGGGAGACAAGTTACATAACGTAGGCGATGCCGAGATGCCGGCTGACGCCTAATCTTCCGTGTTAGGTTTTTATTTTGCTTCTGAGTTTCTTGTGCAGAGAATCGGCAACTGTGAAGCTTACAGAGGAACTATACAGCCGCGCTTTCATGTGCCCTATTGACCTCGACCCGTGTCTCGCCTGGAATCGCAAATTAGTAAGCTTGAATGCGCATGGCTCGTTCATGGTGTCGTATTTCTCTCTTGGCATGATACTTTCAGCTGAGGTATTAGGAAGAAACATCTCAAAGAGAACGGAGAGCTCGTACTTCAGTTCCGCAATAGGTGCAGGGCAAGTGCTTACAAGGTTACATAACACGAATCGAGCAAGGCCTCCTTGCTGTTCTCAAGGCCACCGCTGTAGAACTGGCAATGGTGAAGAAAGAAACCGCATAAAGACGATTCATTACACGCTTTTAGTATTACCCTGCTGATGTCTTTGCAAGCTTGATACCGTGAATTTCAAACACCGGAACGTGTGGCTCGCagcgcttctttttctctctgtctctctcttttttttcttttttttttgttaaacgAATTGTATGTCGTCGTCAGGCCTTCGGTAGAGCCCTTGAACGTTTTTAATCGACATGAATGTTCGGCAGAAGCTTGTTCGGGGCAGAAACTACCGATGAAAACTTCTCAGCTTAACGGAAGCGAATGAGCTGCCGCTTCCCGACGGCGTTATTCGACACTATTTAAAAGACGTTTGACTTATTAATTATTTCGTCTTACAGCCTTCTATGATGACCGCAGTAAGCTTGCCTACAAATTGACCCACGCCTTCAAGAGCGCGTTCATGTAGCCCGGAAATGGCTGCGTTGCGATAAGCGCCACGTCGAGGCTGTTTTCAGCATGATAATTTCTTTCTTTGAAGAAAATGAAGCATGCATATCGTACTTTTGCATGCATATCCCACGTACTTTTGGAAGTACCTGGCTATGCGGAATGGTTTGAGATTCTGCAAACATTTACCAAAGGGACGAACATGTTTGTGTAAGGCATGTAAGCAATTGAGGGCCCGTGACGATAGCATATGTGACACCAGCAGCAAGGCGACGACGAATGTGACGATGATATATATACATGAAAAAGTTTATGGTGTTGTGCCGCAGAGATCACAACATTTATCGCATGctatgtttatgtttatgcagtATGCATCGTTTACAAGCTATCCCAAAATTCAAATACCAAATCAGATGGAAGCGCTGTGCCAGTCGTCGTGGCAGTGATGTTACGAGGACTATATACGTTGCTTGTCGAGCTCGACGGTAAGAAACCTtactatgtcgcctgagactagAAGTTTCCTTCCCAAAGGCCTACTCATTCCGAATTGGAATGGCCTGCTGCGTCAATAGTTAATTATGGGGGAGGCAAAGAACCATAGAACACCTCCTGTGCGGCTACCCAACATACGAAGATGATAGGCTTGCCCTTCGGACAGCTTAAGGCCACTTAGACGAAATGCCTTCTTACACAAGAGAAGATATTGggaccgtggcctcgtgcgtctgctatgtgcacaGCCACAATTAAAAGCGGTGCTGCGCTTCTTAAGTTGCACCAACCTGTATGACCGCTGGTGATGAACTGAAAGATGCGTGTGCGTGTCCGTGAAAAGTGTGAATTTCTCTCTTTGAGTTCCCCTTtccgcagtgcagggtagccaaccgggctcagcgtGATTagcctccctacctttcccttatGATTTCTCTATATCTCTCTCTGGTCAAGGCAAGAATGGTGATTAGAGGTTCGTGAACACAGAAGCACGACATATGTCTAAATATATTTTAGCGctctattagcggcgagaagttggagtggcgccctctacgagtgacgtcacggccaggacggtgCTGGCtcagctgctgcgcgcgctcgttcccttggTGGATGCTTGGGGTATTGATGGCTCGAGCCGTACTGATTGAAAGATatgccggcttctttttactgtcatgcctgaacggcagtatcttcttcaaaaccgtgagccgtgaaaatttgcggcgtgaatatcgcaagctatgtagcattgaagaggatctactggttttgcaatgcgtatatgcgcagtgtctgtccataaactttgcgtaaaaagaatgtctgcaattttaacacacgaagttgtgtatgattctccgcaaaacacttaaaattcccttagtgcttagctatgagagacattgcattttacaaggaagaaaaatcttgttttcttcttcttctttctggggttttacgtgccgaaaccagttctgaatatgaggcacgccgtagtggagggcttccggattaattttgaccacctggggttctttaacgcgcactacaacgcaagcacacgggcgttattgcatttcgcctccatcgaatgcggccgccggggccgggataagaaaaatcttggtattggtagttgatgtcaatattataaatgcgtgttagaaggaaactgcacagcgaatcttttatgaatGATTCTTATTACtttggtgagttgttctagtcaaatatgcgtggctactttattaatgcgtaaaacgAAGAGTTAGgtgcgcattttgcatgaaaacgtttgctaatactttcaccgttctctgaaacaggcacccagaaaacgcattgctcatggctgttaacacgacggcgcgtcacgtatagtatgtatatacttcacgaataccataacagcaatcacctgaaagaacagtttcgtggttaagatcgagagcccatcaattgcaagcgagaaaatgcTTCATAGtaagcctcagttgcctttatcgacatcatggcacagcccttacgcaactaaatcttaCCGACTGTCGTCATGacgaggcacgcattattcgcgaaacccatcagtttactacaacttcgaattgaaaccatgaagcagttacttatgcgccaattgcaatgcctaaggtatactcgaggctatacagcgatgcttaggctgcgctgaagaggaaaattcaaacgccttctgcgtcaccatgtctcgatcctgcgttgtttaactacaccaaactgagaactattcgcttcgtgagtacataaaagagcaCCTCACATACCcacctcatagagaagacaccacaagcctcaaatgaattcacttgatttttgacctccacagggaataatgatatcttcaataagccccatactGCTAAtaaatgaggcttcggcttctttctagctgcagccatactgTCCAAAAGGTATATTTCACTATAAAATtggggccgagcagcctgtgtcagttcgcaaaacagattcgtgatgtctgttcctcaagaaacaagcagcagtaaattgcacaagtgagttgaacgtgtagtaCGGAACACCGAATACATATTGAtgcattcctttgcgtattctgcaaatagctgtaattctcaattagctttacttcaaattaccgccacttaaaATTAACCGGCGACGAACGGCAttattttgagaagcagttaaagaaacaagtggtgctggttgaatttaaactgcagtgtcaggtcctcgtgttactgccgagcgttcctgtgaagaaatgaaaaattagatattttaccatgagctactcgtcataagcaaacacgttttaatgggttaaaatcaaggtaaatgtaacagtcatatgtagcagacatagtgacgtgctcgttgcaccactgcagctatggtatcctaactggctTCTTTTGTGCtatatgtttatgcgtttatgcttttattagtcacgtgctatttatgcttttttattagtccctcgatttgcaaagtctagatccgcgcatgaaaaacacgcaatgggctggtctgagctccttcggctggcactgcagcgctGCCCATGAAAAATAAATTGTCGTATAGggaataagctctttgaataagctTGCGCGAATGAAGGCGTGGTAAAAATGTATCTGatatgaccgtcataagtatacaagcacagagAACGACAACAAACAAACgaaaacactgcagaaggcgcccggacagcgcccgaacggcagcagacgacaggcgcgaatccgtgccctgacgtcacacgagcggcgctcgcagcgcccccataggtcgttctcggggctaataccCCTTATGTCACAGTCGTGCATACCTAATCTGGAGGAATGACCAATATgagcacataaccagtggcccaTAAATGCGGTAGCCCACATATAATTAACTTGAGGAAATCAAAGATGCCGACGAATTTCATCCAGTTTTTTAATTAGAGGTCTTTGTGCCTAGCGATACTTACAAACCGACAGTAGAAGGACAGGCTTTATGTCttcatttattgttttgtttCGCAGAACACAGATGAGCCCACCGGCACTTCTTCAATCAAAATTCCGTGCTATATAAGCCGAAGCATCCAGTGGCACATGCCCGATTTGTTTAAGAGTCGTGCAGCCCGAATGTCAGAAATCAAAGAAGGGACTCAATATCACGCATTATTCTATTATGAGGTCCATGTGGCTTGAAGATACCTAAGAGCCGACATTATGTGCTCCAAATTTTATGTCATGATGT harbors:
- the LOC119460769 gene encoding cuticle protein 10.9-like — translated: MYKHVILAVLACSAYLVLETSAQTFVAAPPAVVAAPVEVPQPYSFGYVSNDIEGSHGHEETGDGSGRVSGRYSLSLGDGRTRVVTYVADEFGYRADVVTNEPGTESRPAADTTFTSSALSGPDAAAAYESTRLGGVVVGRA